From Bifidobacterium longum subsp. longum JCM 1217, one genomic window encodes:
- a CDS encoding beta/alpha barrel domain-containing protein, with product MSDFEPFYDVSRSYEDNYEQGPFGAFAEALKDGNGADAAGTTSEGASASFLGQPVNLPFGIPAGPLLNSRFTTAAFRMGFDLATYKTVRSRAWGCNPFPNVLAVHPKSADGSLTPGSAELDEGVLADTNYEQPISISNSFGVPSQSPDVWQPDMRAAIEAAGPGQVLVPSFQGSRVEGMSEEEYIADHATTARLVKETGAKLMVMNTSCPNEGHNRLLCHNPLLVGRITEAVKQEIGDIPLMVKLAYIPSDGDLELMVRSTVGHGTVQGFSTINTISAKLVDANGNQALPGAGRDRSGVCGNAIRGAGLDMVARLAAIREKLGLDFKINGVGGVVSPADYQAYRNAGADSVMSATGAMWDAELAHKIKASR from the coding sequence ATGAGTGATTTTGAGCCGTTTTACGACGTCAGCCGCAGCTACGAAGACAACTATGAGCAAGGGCCGTTCGGCGCGTTCGCCGAGGCGCTGAAGGATGGCAACGGTGCCGATGCCGCCGGAACCACCAGCGAGGGTGCCTCGGCCTCCTTCCTGGGCCAGCCGGTCAACCTGCCTTTCGGCATTCCCGCAGGCCCGCTGCTCAACAGCCGCTTCACCACGGCCGCCTTCCGCATGGGCTTCGATCTGGCGACCTACAAAACCGTGCGTTCGCGCGCCTGGGGCTGCAACCCGTTCCCGAACGTGCTCGCCGTACACCCCAAGTCGGCGGACGGTTCACTGACGCCGGGCAGCGCCGAACTGGACGAAGGCGTGCTGGCCGACACCAACTATGAACAGCCGATTTCCATCTCCAACAGCTTCGGTGTGCCCTCGCAGAGCCCTGACGTCTGGCAGCCGGACATGCGCGCCGCCATCGAGGCCGCCGGTCCCGGTCAAGTGCTGGTCCCGAGCTTCCAAGGCTCGCGTGTGGAGGGCATGAGCGAGGAGGAATACATCGCCGACCATGCCACTACCGCCCGCCTGGTCAAGGAGACCGGTGCCAAGCTCATGGTGATGAACACCAGCTGCCCCAACGAGGGCCACAACCGCCTGCTATGCCACAATCCGCTGCTCGTGGGCCGCATCACCGAGGCCGTGAAGCAGGAGATCGGCGACATCCCGCTGATGGTCAAGCTCGCCTACATCCCCAGCGACGGCGACCTTGAACTCATGGTGCGTTCCACCGTGGGCCACGGCACTGTGCAGGGATTCAGCACCATCAATACGATTTCCGCCAAACTGGTCGATGCCAATGGCAATCAGGCCCTGCCCGGTGCAGGCCGTGATCGCTCCGGCGTGTGTGGCAATGCGATTCGTGGTGCCGGCCTCGACATGGTCGCCCGTCTGGCCGCGATCCGCGAGAAGCTCGGTCTTGATTTCAAGATCAATGGCGTGGGCGGCGTGGTTTCGCCGGCCGACTATCAGGCATACAGAAACGCCGGCGCGGATTCGGTGATGTCCGCAACCGGCGCGATGTGGGACGCCGAGCTGGCCCACAAGATCAAGGCGAGCCGGTAA
- the leuC gene encoding 3-isopropylmalate dehydratase large subunit, whose translation MGTTLAEKVWADHLVRKGSDGAPDLLYIDLMLMHEVTSPQAFEGLRLAGRKPRHVDQLIATEDHNTPTVDIDRPNPDETSALQLTTLEKNCKEFGVRLHPLGDADQGIVHAFAPILGLTQPGMTIVCGDSHTSTHGAFGALAFGIGTSEVEHVMATQTLSLKPFKTMAVNVNGKLPADATAKDIILAIIAKIGTGGGQGYVIEYRGEAIRNLTMDERMTVCNMSIEAGARAGMIAPDETTFEYLKGRPHAPEGELWDQAVAYWKTLKTDDDAVFDKVVDIDATKLGPYVTWGTNPGQGLPITAAVPEPGKIADATKRAAAERAITYMGLKPGMPIKDIAVDTVFIGSCTNGRIDDLRQAAAIMKGHRKAENIHRVLVVPASSRVRLQAEKEGLDKVFKDFGAEWRNAGCSMCLGMNPDKLVPNERSISTSNRNFEGRQGKGSRTHLASPAVAAATAIRGTISSPADL comes from the coding sequence ATGGGAACGACACTGGCCGAGAAGGTCTGGGCCGATCATCTGGTGCGCAAGGGCAGCGACGGAGCCCCTGATTTGCTGTACATCGATCTGATGCTCATGCATGAGGTCACCAGCCCGCAGGCGTTTGAGGGCCTGCGCTTGGCCGGCCGCAAGCCGCGTCACGTGGATCAGCTCATTGCCACCGAGGATCACAACACGCCGACCGTTGATATCGATCGCCCGAACCCGGATGAGACGAGCGCGTTGCAGTTGACGACTTTGGAGAAGAACTGCAAGGAGTTCGGCGTGCGCCTGCACCCGCTGGGCGACGCCGATCAGGGCATCGTCCACGCGTTCGCCCCGATTCTGGGCCTGACCCAGCCGGGCATGACCATCGTGTGCGGTGATTCGCATACGTCGACGCACGGCGCGTTCGGCGCGCTGGCGTTCGGCATCGGCACTTCCGAAGTCGAACACGTGATGGCCACACAGACGCTGTCCCTGAAGCCGTTCAAGACCATGGCCGTCAACGTCAACGGCAAGCTGCCCGCGGACGCGACGGCCAAGGACATCATTCTGGCGATCATCGCCAAGATCGGCACCGGCGGCGGCCAGGGTTACGTGATCGAATACCGTGGTGAGGCGATTCGCAACCTCACCATGGACGAACGTATGACCGTGTGCAATATGTCCATCGAGGCCGGTGCGCGTGCCGGCATGATCGCGCCGGACGAGACCACGTTCGAGTACCTGAAGGGCCGTCCGCACGCGCCGGAAGGCGAGCTGTGGGATCAGGCCGTGGCGTACTGGAAGACGCTGAAGACCGATGACGATGCCGTATTCGACAAGGTGGTGGACATCGACGCCACCAAGCTCGGTCCATATGTGACGTGGGGCACCAACCCCGGCCAAGGTCTGCCGATCACCGCCGCCGTGCCGGAGCCGGGCAAGATCGCCGACGCCACCAAGCGCGCCGCCGCCGAACGTGCGATTACATACATGGGTTTGAAGCCAGGCATGCCGATCAAGGACATCGCCGTGGACACCGTGTTCATTGGTTCGTGCACCAACGGTCGTATCGACGATTTGCGCCAGGCCGCCGCGATTATGAAGGGCCACCGCAAGGCCGAGAACATCCACCGCGTGCTGGTGGTGCCGGCCTCCTCCCGCGTGCGTTTGCAGGCGGAGAAGGAAGGCCTCGATAAGGTGTTCAAGGACTTTGGCGCCGAATGGCGTAACGCCGGCTGCTCGATGTGCCTGGGCATGAACCCGGACAAGCTGGTGCCGAACGAGCGCTCGATTTCCACTTCGAACCGTAACTTCGAGGGCCGCCAAGGCAAGGGCTCGCGCACGCATCTGGCGTCGCCGGCCGTAGCCGCCGCCACCGCCATCCGCGGCACAATCTCGTCTCCCGCCGATCTCTGA
- the leuD gene encoding 3-isopropylmalate dehydratase small subunit — protein MEKLTTLTGVGVPLRRSNVDTDQIIPAVFLKRVTKSGFDDALFYAWRRDPNFVLNKPEYAGKGQILVAGPEFGIGSSREHAVWALHDYGFRVVIAPSFADIFYGNTAKNGVLAAIMPQESVELLWKLLEEEPGREMTVSLETRTVTCGDVTLPFEVNDYVRWRLMNGYDDIDLTLQHEDDIAAYEKMRAEKFPFKPKTIPAKHWAEERIESAREPEDADWTGPLADRGII, from the coding sequence ATGGAAAAACTCACCACACTGACCGGCGTGGGCGTGCCGCTGCGCCGCTCCAACGTCGATACCGACCAGATCATTCCCGCTGTGTTCTTGAAGCGCGTGACCAAGTCCGGCTTCGATGACGCCCTGTTCTACGCATGGCGCCGAGACCCGAACTTCGTGCTCAACAAGCCGGAATACGCCGGTAAGGGCCAGATTCTGGTCGCCGGCCCCGAATTCGGCATCGGCTCCTCCCGCGAGCACGCCGTGTGGGCGCTGCACGATTACGGTTTCCGCGTGGTCATCGCGCCGAGCTTCGCCGACATCTTCTACGGCAACACCGCCAAGAACGGCGTGCTGGCCGCGATTATGCCGCAGGAGTCCGTCGAACTCCTGTGGAAGCTACTGGAGGAAGAGCCTGGTCGTGAGATGACTGTCTCGCTGGAGACCCGCACTGTCACTTGCGGCGACGTGACCCTGCCGTTCGAGGTCAACGATTACGTGCGTTGGCGTCTGATGAACGGCTACGACGATATCGATCTGACGCTGCAGCACGAGGACGACATCGCCGCCTACGAAAAGATGCGCGCCGAAAAGTTTCCCTTCAAGCCCAAGACCATCCCCGCCAAACACTGGGCCGAAGAAAGAATCGAGTCCGCCCGCGAGCCTGAGGACGCAGACTGGACAGGGCCGTTGGCCGATCGCGGCATTATTTAG
- a CDS encoding TetR/AcrR family transcriptional regulator gives MARNAHPEVTRTRILDAAQRLFMAQGYEHTSIQNIVDELGDLSKGAIYHHFKSKEAILEELTNRDNNMQDDFNESVMNRTDLTALEKFRVLWRHSMTKQDHVQIMRAAMPMLSDPVSFAANMQVWSKHLPERFLPLIEAGVKDGSIPTEYPREAAELLSLLPNYWLMPYFYPVTLPEMEHRIRCLATMLDAIGVPIFDDELITVAAKGMMTFAGEPEKGSE, from the coding sequence ATGGCACGTAACGCTCACCCCGAGGTGACGCGCACCCGCATCCTCGACGCCGCACAACGGCTGTTCATGGCCCAGGGCTATGAGCACACCTCCATCCAGAACATCGTGGACGAGCTCGGCGACCTCTCCAAAGGCGCGATCTACCATCACTTCAAATCCAAGGAAGCCATCCTCGAAGAGCTCACCAACCGAGACAACAATATGCAGGACGACTTCAACGAATCCGTCATGAATCGCACTGACCTTACCGCCCTCGAAAAGTTCCGCGTGCTATGGCGGCATTCGATGACCAAGCAAGACCACGTGCAGATCATGCGAGCCGCCATGCCGATGCTGAGCGATCCGGTTTCGTTCGCCGCGAATATGCAGGTATGGAGCAAGCATCTGCCCGAACGCTTCCTGCCGCTGATCGAGGCGGGCGTCAAGGATGGCTCCATCCCCACCGAGTATCCGCGCGAGGCCGCAGAGCTGCTTTCGTTGCTGCCGAATTATTGGCTGATGCCGTATTTCTACCCGGTGACCCTGCCCGAAATGGAGCATCGCATCCGCTGCTTGGCCACCATGCTCGACGCGATCGGCGTGCCGATTTTCGATGACGAGCTCATCACGGTCGCCGCGAAGGGCATGATGACGTTCGCAGGGGAGCCGGAGAAAGGCTCAGAATGA
- a CDS encoding MalY/PatB family protein gives MSMNNIPQSTTLSNTTAGTSCFDANHIDVTTIEDLEQVGSDKWTRYPGCIGAFIAEMDYGLAPCVAEAIEEATERGALGYIPDPWKKEVARSCAAWQRRYGWEVDPTCIRPVPDVLEAFEVFLREIVRAGNSIVVPTPAYMPFLSVPRLYGVEVLEIPMLCAGAGESSGRNDEWLFDFDAIEQAFANGCHAFVLCNPHNPIGKVLTREEMLRLSDLAAKYDVRIFSDEIHAPFVYQGHTHVPFASINRQTAMQAFTSTSASKSFNIPGTKCAQVILTNPDDLELWMRNAEWSEHQTATIGAIATTAAYDGGAAWFEGVMAYIERNIALVNEQMRTRFAKVRYVEPQGTYIAWLDFSPLGIGDPANYFFKKANVALTDGRECGEVGRGCVRMNFAMPYPLLEECFDRMAAALEADGLL, from the coding sequence ATGAGCATGAACAACATTCCCCAGTCAACGACTTTGAGCAACACAACCGCCGGCACCTCTTGCTTTGATGCCAATCACATCGACGTGACGACCATCGAGGATCTGGAGCAGGTCGGTTCGGATAAATGGACCCGTTACCCCGGCTGCATCGGCGCATTCATCGCCGAGATGGATTACGGTCTGGCACCGTGCGTGGCCGAAGCCATCGAAGAGGCTACTGAACGTGGCGCGCTCGGCTACATTCCCGACCCGTGGAAGAAGGAGGTCGCCCGCTCGTGCGCCGCATGGCAGCGCCGCTACGGCTGGGAGGTGGATCCAACGTGCATCCGCCCGGTGCCGGACGTGCTGGAGGCGTTCGAAGTGTTCCTGCGCGAGATCGTGCGCGCCGGTAACTCCATCGTGGTACCGACTCCGGCCTATATGCCGTTCCTAAGTGTGCCGCGTCTGTATGGCGTGGAGGTCCTTGAGATTCCGATGCTGTGCGCGGGCGCCGGCGAGAGCAGCGGGCGCAATGATGAATGGCTGTTCGATTTCGACGCCATTGAGCAGGCGTTCGCGAACGGCTGCCATGCCTTCGTGCTGTGCAACCCGCACAACCCGATCGGCAAGGTATTGACGCGCGAAGAAATGCTGCGATTGTCCGATCTGGCCGCCAAGTACGACGTGCGTATATTCTCCGATGAGATTCACGCGCCGTTCGTCTACCAAGGCCACACGCATGTGCCATTCGCCTCAATCAACCGGCAGACGGCCATGCAGGCTTTCACCTCCACTTCAGCCTCGAAGTCGTTCAACATTCCCGGCACCAAGTGCGCGCAGGTGATTCTCACCAATCCGGACGATCTGGAACTATGGATGAGGAACGCGGAATGGTCCGAGCACCAGACGGCCACCATCGGTGCCATAGCCACCACTGCGGCCTATGACGGCGGCGCGGCATGGTTCGAGGGCGTGATGGCATATATCGAGCGCAATATCGCGCTGGTCAACGAGCAGATGCGCACGAGATTCGCCAAGGTGCGCTATGTGGAGCCGCAGGGCACGTATATCGCGTGGCTGGATTTCTCGCCACTGGGCATCGGCGACCCGGCCAACTATTTCTTTAAGAAGGCCAACGTGGCGTTGACAGACGGCCGTGAATGCGGCGAGGTCGGGCGCGGTTGCGTGCGTATGAACTTCGCCATGCCCTACCCGCTACTGGAGGAATGCTTCGACCGCATGGCCGCCGCACTTGAGGCGGACGGGTTGTTGTAG
- the murA gene encoding UDP-N-acetylglucosamine 1-carboxyvinyltransferase, giving the protein MAENPDDVLHVEGGKPLNGTIKVRGAKNFVSKAMVAALLAPGKSVLKNVPEIRDVHVVSDLLRLHGVDVDVDGANGIVTVDASRVQLADVADVDTLSGSSRIPILFSGPLVHRLGEAFIPALGGCAIGGRPIDFHLETLRKLGATVDKEHKDGIHITAPNGLHGAKIHLPYPSVGATEQTLLAAVLAEGKTELSGAATEPEIMDLVCVLQKMGAIISVDVDRTFRIEGVKELQGYTHTSLTDRIEAASWASAALATHGDIFVKGATQPEMITFLNVFRKVGGKFEVTDKGIRFWHPGGDLKPVAIETDVHPGFMTDWQQPLVVALTQANGLSIVHETVYENRFGFTKPLVEMGATIQLYRECLGSLPCRFRQRNYKHSAVIFGPTPLTGRDIDVPDLRGGFSHLIAALAASGPSDVHGISLIDRGYADFRGKLEALGADFD; this is encoded by the coding sequence GTGGCTGAGAATCCGGATGACGTGTTGCATGTCGAGGGCGGCAAGCCTTTGAATGGCACGATCAAGGTGCGTGGCGCGAAGAACTTCGTGAGCAAGGCGATGGTCGCCGCGTTGCTGGCACCGGGCAAGTCGGTGCTGAAGAACGTGCCGGAGATTCGTGACGTGCATGTGGTGTCCGATTTGCTACGTCTGCACGGCGTGGACGTGGATGTGGACGGTGCGAACGGCATTGTGACCGTCGACGCCTCGCGTGTGCAGCTGGCCGATGTGGCCGACGTGGATACACTGTCCGGTTCGTCGCGCATCCCGATCCTGTTTTCCGGCCCGCTCGTGCACCGTTTGGGTGAAGCGTTCATTCCCGCGTTGGGCGGCTGCGCGATTGGCGGACGTCCGATTGACTTCCATCTGGAGACGCTGCGCAAGCTGGGCGCCACGGTGGACAAGGAACACAAGGACGGCATCCACATCACCGCGCCCAACGGCCTGCACGGCGCGAAGATCCACCTGCCCTACCCGTCGGTGGGCGCCACCGAGCAGACTTTACTGGCGGCCGTGCTGGCCGAGGGCAAGACCGAACTGTCGGGCGCGGCCACTGAGCCGGAGATCATGGATCTGGTGTGCGTGCTGCAGAAGATGGGTGCAATCATTTCTGTGGACGTTGATCGCACCTTCCGCATCGAGGGTGTCAAGGAACTGCAGGGGTACACGCACACGTCGCTGACGGATCGCATCGAGGCGGCGTCCTGGGCGTCCGCCGCGCTCGCCACGCACGGTGACATTTTCGTCAAGGGTGCCACCCAGCCGGAGATGATCACGTTCCTCAACGTGTTCCGCAAGGTGGGCGGCAAATTCGAGGTGACGGACAAGGGCATTCGTTTCTGGCATCCGGGCGGGGACTTGAAGCCCGTGGCGATCGAGACGGACGTGCATCCCGGGTTCATGACCGACTGGCAGCAGCCGCTCGTGGTGGCCCTGACCCAGGCCAACGGCCTGTCGATCGTGCACGAGACCGTGTACGAGAACCGTTTCGGCTTCACCAAGCCGCTGGTCGAGATGGGTGCCACCATCCAGTTGTACCGCGAGTGCCTGGGCTCGCTGCCGTGCCGTTTCCGGCAGCGCAACTACAAGCATTCCGCCGTGATCTTCGGACCGACCCCGCTGACCGGACGCGACATCGACGTGCCGGACCTGCGTGGTGGGTTCAGCCATCTGATCGCGGCCTTGGCCGCGTCAGGCCCCTCGGACGTGCACGGCATCAGCCTGATCGACCGAGGCTATGCCGACTTCCGCGGCAAACTCGAAGCCCTCGGTGCCGACTTCGACTAA
- a CDS encoding MFS transporter, which yields MKPENDIAGTATQRPLLSRDFVLLVAGQGISLFGNVMLRFAMSMWVLDETGSATIFASVLAISIVPTILLSPFGGVLADRVNRRTIMVALDAISAVLVLASAIVFATTGFHIVAIATMQVLLAVLGAFETPTVQAALPQMFRQYGPATMRQGMAVINQVQQLSSLLPSFLGGVLYAMFGIRLMMIIAIASFAGAAALECFIRLSAPDRGDEELPTPLEDLKAGVRFLIKDRPNVFRLLLFAAALNFVLIGYSGVGFPYTIRTVLGFDATVYGIADGLIGVSGVAGAFIAGLFAAKLTMRWLPGLMATLTLAMVPQGIVFLLPVDAWTKLVVLIVFTCGTMVASCFTNLIAVPAIQLSTPEAMAGKVMSMAAAVSMCAQPLGQMVYGWAYDQMPVAIVLFITTALFAVLTVLMVPLAKQFED from the coding sequence GTGAAACCCGAGAATGACATCGCCGGCACCGCCACCCAACGCCCGCTGCTGTCCCGCGACTTCGTGCTGCTGGTCGCCGGACAAGGCATCTCGCTGTTCGGCAATGTGATGCTGCGATTCGCGATGTCGATGTGGGTGCTGGACGAAACCGGCTCAGCCACCATCTTCGCCTCGGTGCTGGCCATCTCCATCGTGCCGACCATCCTGCTCTCCCCGTTCGGAGGCGTGCTGGCCGATCGCGTCAACCGCCGCACCATCATGGTGGCGCTCGACGCCATCTCCGCCGTGCTCGTGCTGGCGAGCGCCATCGTCTTCGCCACCACGGGCTTCCATATCGTAGCCATCGCCACCATGCAGGTGCTGCTCGCCGTGCTCGGCGCCTTCGAAACCCCGACCGTGCAGGCCGCACTCCCCCAGATGTTCCGGCAGTACGGCCCGGCCACCATGCGCCAAGGCATGGCCGTGATCAATCAGGTCCAACAACTAAGCAGTCTGCTGCCGAGCTTCCTCGGCGGCGTGCTGTATGCGATGTTCGGCATCCGTCTCATGATGATCATCGCCATCGCAAGCTTCGCCGGCGCAGCCGCGCTCGAATGCTTCATCCGCCTCAGTGCCCCGGATCGCGGCGACGAGGAGCTGCCCACCCCACTTGAAGACCTCAAGGCAGGCGTGCGATTCCTCATCAAGGACCGGCCGAACGTGTTCAGACTGCTGTTGTTCGCGGCGGCGCTCAACTTTGTGCTTATCGGCTATTCCGGCGTCGGCTTCCCGTACACGATTCGTACAGTGCTCGGCTTCGACGCCACTGTCTACGGCATCGCCGACGGCCTGATCGGTGTTTCCGGCGTGGCGGGCGCATTCATCGCCGGCCTGTTCGCCGCCAAGCTCACGATGCGCTGGCTGCCGGGGCTGATGGCGACGCTTACGCTGGCCATGGTCCCACAGGGTATTGTGTTCCTGCTGCCGGTCGACGCATGGACCAAACTCGTGGTGCTGATCGTATTCACCTGCGGCACGATGGTCGCCAGTTGCTTCACGAATCTCATCGCCGTGCCCGCCATCCAGCTCAGTACGCCCGAGGCAATGGCCGGCAAAGTGATGTCCATGGCCGCGGCCGTGAGCATGTGCGCCCAGCCGCTCGGCCAGATGGTGTACGGCTGGGCCTACGACCAAATGCCGGTCGCCATCGTGCTGTTCATCACCACCGCCCTGTTCGCCGTGCTCACCGTGCTGATGGTTCCGCTCGCCAAGCAGTTCGAGGACTGA
- a CDS encoding NAD(P)/FAD-dependent oxidoreductase — protein sequence MTTVAVIGCTHAGTFATTSILAEHPDWTVHVFERNGTLSFLSCGIALWVGDHVSDPKKMFYSSPAALAEAGATMHMRTDVTSVDLDARTLTYRALDEAGDPAEQTLAFDKLVVTTGSRPVIPPIPGIDSPHVLLCKNWDHAIAIKEKAKTAKSAVVIGSGYIGAEIAEQFSVTGVKTTLVDGLDRPLANNFDKTITDQVAAAFEEHGVTLALGQKVVEFRDNDDDTVTVVTEKGEYTAEMAILAVGFLPNTDLLKGKVDMLPNGAIVVDDYMQASAPGVYAAGDSATVFYNPTGQHDYIPLATNAVRQGLLVGRNIETPTVKYMGTQATSAVQLYDLSLAASGLTRAGAERRGLTVRETSLTEDYRPDFMLTTTPVTSILTWDPETRKVKGGQFCSKADISGAANVISMAIQAGFTIDQLANVDFLFQPNFDKPVYYVGAVAMKAAAE from the coding sequence ATGACCACAGTCGCCGTCATCGGCTGCACGCACGCCGGCACGTTCGCCACCACCTCGATTCTCGCCGAGCACCCCGATTGGACCGTCCATGTTTTCGAGCGCAACGGTACGCTGTCCTTCCTCTCCTGCGGCATCGCCCTGTGGGTGGGCGACCACGTATCCGACCCGAAGAAAATGTTCTACTCCTCCCCTGCCGCTCTGGCCGAAGCCGGCGCGACCATGCATATGCGCACCGACGTGACGTCCGTGGACCTCGACGCCAGAACCCTCACCTACCGCGCGCTGGACGAGGCCGGAGACCCCGCCGAACAGACCCTCGCTTTCGACAAACTGGTCGTGACCACCGGCTCGCGCCCGGTCATCCCGCCGATCCCCGGCATCGACAGCCCGCATGTGCTGCTGTGCAAGAACTGGGATCACGCCATCGCCATCAAGGAAAAGGCGAAAACCGCCAAGTCGGCAGTGGTGATCGGGTCGGGCTATATCGGCGCGGAAATCGCCGAGCAGTTCAGCGTCACCGGCGTCAAGACCACGCTGGTCGACGGCCTTGATCGCCCGCTGGCCAATAATTTCGATAAGACCATCACCGATCAGGTGGCGGCCGCGTTCGAGGAGCACGGCGTCACGCTCGCGCTCGGCCAGAAGGTGGTCGAGTTCCGCGACAATGACGACGACACCGTCACTGTGGTCACCGAAAAGGGCGAGTACACGGCCGAAATGGCGATTCTGGCCGTCGGCTTCCTGCCGAACACCGACCTGCTCAAGGGCAAGGTGGACATGCTGCCGAACGGCGCGATCGTGGTCGACGACTACATGCAGGCGTCCGCGCCGGGCGTGTACGCCGCCGGCGACTCCGCCACCGTGTTCTACAACCCCACCGGCCAGCACGATTACATTCCGCTGGCCACCAACGCGGTGCGCCAGGGCCTGCTGGTGGGCCGCAACATCGAGACGCCGACCGTGAAGTACATGGGCACGCAGGCCACGTCCGCCGTGCAGCTGTACGATCTCTCGCTCGCCGCCTCCGGCCTGACCCGCGCCGGTGCCGAACGCCGCGGGCTCACGGTCCGCGAGACCTCGCTCACCGAGGATTATCGCCCGGACTTCATGCTCACCACCACCCCAGTCACGTCGATTCTGACCTGGGACCCGGAAACCCGCAAGGTCAAGGGCGGCCAGTTCTGTTCCAAGGCCGATATCTCCGGCGCGGCAAACGTGATTTCCATGGCGATTCAGGCCGGCTTCACCATCGACCAGCTCGCCAACGTGGACTTCCTGTTCCAGCCGAACTTCGACAAGCCCGTCTATTACGTGGGTGCCGTGGCCATGAAGGCGGCGGCTGAGTAA
- a CDS encoding LysR family transcriptional regulator produces the protein MATLNPQSLVTLWQIEQYGSFSATAKATGWSQPAISQQIKKLEAQCGSTLVQRTSHGVELTATGSMLARHGEAIADRLERAAREVEDYRHHRFDHLHLVAPPSICSTIAARTVVKLSMFTDIELSLIQMEPPEAIGLISQGKADTAAVFRYSSIPNFLHIGDDLTFHSLGYDPMRLLVRRSSGIAKRFEETGEPVPLSAAKDEHWIAGCPTCRANLVKLATRAGFKPDIRHCTDDYWATQNLVEVGMGVSLVPALDTHINLQGDLVACPIADDFAAREVGIVTRAGDHRPALGSLLEELERTSLKYLSAK, from the coding sequence ATGGCCACGCTCAACCCCCAATCATTGGTCACGTTGTGGCAAATCGAACAGTATGGTTCGTTCTCCGCCACGGCCAAGGCCACGGGTTGGTCGCAGCCGGCCATCAGCCAGCAGATCAAAAAGCTGGAGGCACAGTGCGGTTCGACTCTGGTGCAACGCACCTCGCATGGCGTGGAACTCACCGCCACCGGTTCGATGCTCGCCCGCCACGGCGAGGCCATCGCCGATCGGCTGGAGCGGGCGGCCCGTGAAGTCGAGGATTATCGGCATCATCGGTTTGATCACCTGCATTTGGTGGCCCCACCGTCAATCTGCTCTACTATCGCGGCCCGTACCGTGGTCAAGCTCAGTATGTTCACGGACATCGAGCTGAGCCTGATTCAGATGGAGCCGCCGGAGGCGATCGGTCTGATTTCCCAAGGCAAGGCCGATACCGCCGCCGTGTTCCGCTACAGCAGCATCCCGAACTTCCTGCACATCGGCGACGACCTGACCTTCCATTCGCTGGGTTACGATCCGATGCGACTGCTGGTGCGCCGCTCCAGCGGCATCGCCAAACGATTCGAGGAGACCGGCGAACCTGTGCCGCTGTCCGCCGCCAAAGACGAGCATTGGATCGCCGGCTGCCCCACCTGCCGCGCAAATTTGGTGAAACTGGCCACCCGTGCCGGATTCAAGCCGGATATCCGCCACTGCACGGATGATTACTGGGCCACGCAGAACCTGGTCGAGGTTGGTATGGGCGTCTCGCTGGTGCCGGCGCTCGATACGCATATCAACTTGCAGGGCGATCTGGTGGCCTGTCCCATTGCCGACGATTTTGCGGCGCGCGAGGTCGGCATCGTGACTCGTGCCGGCGACCATCGCCCCGCGCTTGGTTCATTGCTCGAGGAGCTCGAGCGCACGTCACTCAAATATTTGAGTGCCAAGTAG